In the genome of Cutibacterium equinum, one region contains:
- a CDS encoding DUF1156 domain-containing protein, producing the protein MNGPDDQPKTSERNPVTDATKKKLIETSLPLEAINDSSAREKSIRHGHPSTLHLYWSRKPLATARAVLFAQLVDDPSSRPEEFPTVEAQDAERARLHALLEKLVVWENSNDETLQQQAREEIRKSNNGELPAVLDPFAGGGSIPLEAQRLGLEAHASDLNPLAVLINKALIDIPPKFADRPPVFPGAADSANSWRRAEGLAEDIRRYGQWMRDEAERRIGHLYPKVRAEDGTEHTVIAWKWARTVRSPNPANPIEVPLVNSWWLSKKKGKEAWVHASVVDGEVRYEVRHDANGPTGEDEWTIKHGKGAKAVGDGTPFSYDYIREEGLGGRIGAHLIAVVAEGLRGRLYLSPSEDQRQAAHVSRPGIGEDGKIATNPRWFSPPAYGMTQFSDLFTNRQLVVLTTFSDLVTQARQKVLEDALKSGMTAGSRLEDGGSDAEAYADAIATYLALAVSRTTDYSSNLCSWHNTGEKMRNVFGRQAIPMVWDFAESNPLSHSSGNFLGQVEWVAKAVAHTPASRPASAQQADALTRDYGGLVISTDPPYYDNIGYSDLSDFFYVWLRQSLSSIQSKTVGTMLTPKSAELVANPYRHDGRAGAERFFVDGFNGVFHQIRQGARSDIPMTVYYAYKQQDSKADGTTSTGWHTLLSGLIAAGWEITATWPMRSELSNRMLSHGTNALASSIVLACRPRPENAPSTTRRAFVSELKAELPEALRTMIQGSVAPVDLAQAAIGPGISVFSRYSRVREADGSDMSVKDALLLINATLDEVIGEQESDFDPDTRFAVKWYRQYGWGQESSGIADQLARSSDTSIGGLERGGIFEAKGGQARLLSPSYLDGDWDVSADERVSVWEATVRLAAVMAKDGADKVAELLPSVQTRMNLDAVKELGFLLFHEAEKKKDTQDAILFNSLVSAWNDVNEQAHKYAATPRPSQQAFDFDEGDD; encoded by the coding sequence ATGAACGGCCCCGACGACCAGCCCAAGACCAGCGAGAGAAACCCCGTGACCGACGCCACCAAGAAGAAGCTCATCGAAACCTCCCTCCCGTTGGAGGCGATTAATGACTCCTCGGCCAGGGAGAAGTCCATTCGGCACGGGCACCCCTCCACCTTGCACCTGTACTGGTCACGCAAACCGTTGGCCACTGCTCGGGCGGTTCTCTTTGCTCAGTTGGTGGATGACCCCAGTTCTCGACCCGAGGAGTTCCCCACGGTCGAGGCGCAGGACGCTGAGCGTGCCCGGCTGCATGCGCTGCTGGAGAAGCTCGTCGTCTGGGAGAACAGTAACGACGAAACGCTGCAGCAGCAGGCTCGTGAGGAGATCCGCAAATCCAACAACGGAGAACTTCCGGCCGTTCTCGATCCATTCGCCGGCGGTGGCTCGATCCCGCTGGAAGCCCAGCGACTCGGACTGGAGGCCCATGCCAGTGACCTCAACCCGCTGGCTGTGCTCATCAACAAGGCCCTCATCGATATCCCGCCGAAGTTCGCCGACCGGCCGCCGGTGTTTCCAGGAGCCGCCGATTCGGCGAACAGTTGGCGGCGCGCTGAAGGCTTGGCCGAGGACATCCGGCGCTACGGCCAGTGGATGCGAGACGAGGCTGAGCGGCGCATCGGTCACCTATACCCGAAAGTGCGCGCAGAGGATGGCACGGAGCACACGGTGATCGCCTGGAAATGGGCCCGCACTGTGAGAAGCCCCAACCCGGCAAACCCGATCGAGGTGCCGCTGGTCAACTCGTGGTGGCTCAGCAAGAAGAAGGGTAAGGAAGCCTGGGTGCACGCATCCGTCGTTGACGGCGAGGTGCGCTACGAAGTCCGGCACGACGCCAATGGGCCGACTGGCGAGGATGAGTGGACCATCAAACACGGCAAGGGAGCAAAGGCCGTTGGCGATGGCACACCATTCAGCTACGACTACATCCGAGAAGAAGGCCTCGGCGGCAGGATCGGAGCACACCTCATAGCGGTTGTGGCGGAGGGGCTGCGGGGACGTCTATACCTTTCGCCTTCCGAAGACCAACGCCAAGCTGCCCATGTCTCTCGACCTGGCATTGGCGAAGACGGTAAGATCGCAACGAACCCGCGCTGGTTCTCCCCGCCTGCATACGGCATGACCCAATTCTCAGATCTATTCACCAATCGCCAACTGGTCGTGCTGACAACGTTCAGCGACTTGGTGACACAGGCGCGCCAGAAAGTCCTCGAGGATGCGCTCAAATCTGGTATGACCGCCGGCTCCCGACTCGAGGACGGCGGCTCCGACGCCGAAGCCTACGCCGACGCGATCGCGACCTACTTGGCTCTGGCCGTCAGTCGTACCACCGACTATTCATCAAATCTTTGCAGCTGGCACAACACTGGCGAGAAAATGCGGAATGTCTTTGGCCGGCAGGCGATCCCGATGGTGTGGGATTTCGCTGAAAGTAACCCGCTGTCTCATTCGTCGGGGAATTTCCTCGGGCAGGTGGAATGGGTGGCGAAAGCCGTGGCACATACGCCGGCTTCGCGCCCTGCGTCTGCCCAGCAAGCCGATGCTCTGACGCGAGATTACGGCGGCTTGGTGATTTCCACCGATCCGCCCTACTACGACAACATCGGCTACTCGGATCTCTCCGATTTCTTCTACGTCTGGTTGCGGCAAAGCCTGTCAAGTATTCAGTCCAAGACCGTTGGAACCATGCTGACTCCGAAATCTGCTGAACTCGTCGCGAACCCCTACCGGCACGATGGCCGTGCCGGTGCAGAGCGTTTCTTCGTCGACGGTTTCAACGGGGTCTTCCACCAAATTCGGCAAGGCGCCCGATCTGACATCCCCATGACGGTCTACTACGCCTACAAGCAGCAGGACTCCAAGGCGGACGGCACCACATCAACCGGGTGGCACACCCTGCTGAGCGGGTTGATCGCAGCGGGCTGGGAGATCACCGCAACCTGGCCCATGCGCAGTGAACTGTCCAACCGGATGCTTTCGCACGGCACCAACGCGCTGGCTTCGTCGATCGTCCTGGCTTGTCGCCCGCGCCCCGAGAATGCCCCTTCGACCACTCGTCGGGCCTTCGTCTCCGAACTGAAAGCCGAGCTACCAGAAGCACTGCGCACCATGATCCAGGGGTCGGTCGCTCCCGTGGATCTCGCCCAGGCTGCGATCGGCCCAGGTATTTCCGTGTTTTCGCGCTATTCACGGGTACGCGAGGCTGACGGGTCCGACATGAGCGTCAAGGATGCCCTGCTGCTCATCAACGCGACCCTCGATGAGGTCATCGGGGAGCAGGAGTCCGACTTTGACCCCGACACTCGTTTCGCCGTCAAGTGGTATCGCCAATATGGATGGGGTCAGGAGAGCTCGGGGATTGCCGACCAGTTGGCACGGTCCTCGGACACCTCGATCGGTGGGCTGGAGCGTGGCGGCATCTTTGAGGCCAAAGGCGGTCAGGCAAGACTGTTGTCGCCTTCGTACCTGGACGGCGACTGGGATGTCTCGGCCGATGAGCGCGTCAGTGTTTGGGAGGCGACGGTTCGCCTCGCTGCCGTGATGGCCAAGGACGGGGCCGACAAGGTGGCGGAGTTGCTGCCGTCGGTGCAGACGCGCATGAACCTGGACGCAGTGAAGGAGCTGGGCTTCCTGCTGTTCCACGAGGCTGAGAAGAAGAAGGACACGCAGGACGCCATCCTTTTCAACAGCCTGGTCAGCGCATGGAACGACGTCAACGAGCAGGCGCACAAGTACGCCGCGACACCACGTCCTTCGCAGCAGGCCTTCGACTTCGATGAGGGCGATGATTAG
- a CDS encoding Abi family protein has product MNKALRLYLWNIEIASAFWGGFSVLEVALRNVIHSELSTFAGRDDWWNANIGLHQLEQHRVADAVAAAQRGKGEAVLPGHVVAELSFGFWTGLLANRYHQRLWVPALHGAFPYLVGPRRELHRKQESLRKLRNRIAHHEPIFARNLTADHERLLSILGAISPIAVDWVNQNSRVPQIISRRTNVVTGIESTTF; this is encoded by the coding sequence GTGAACAAGGCCTTGCGCCTCTACTTGTGGAACATCGAGATCGCTTCGGCTTTCTGGGGCGGCTTTAGCGTGCTTGAAGTCGCTTTACGCAACGTGATCCACAGTGAGCTCAGCACCTTTGCCGGGCGAGACGACTGGTGGAACGCGAACATCGGCCTGCACCAGCTTGAACAGCACCGTGTTGCTGATGCCGTCGCAGCAGCGCAGCGCGGGAAGGGAGAGGCCGTCCTTCCTGGACACGTGGTGGCTGAGCTGAGCTTTGGGTTCTGGACCGGACTCCTGGCCAATAGGTATCACCAGCGGCTGTGGGTCCCAGCGCTTCACGGGGCGTTTCCGTACCTCGTCGGACCTCGCCGCGAGCTGCACCGCAAACAGGAGTCGCTCCGGAAGCTTCGTAACCGTATTGCTCATCACGAGCCGATCTTCGCGCGTAACCTCACCGCAGACCACGAGCGGCTGCTCAGCATCCTCGGTGCGATCTCGCCGATTGCCGTTGACTGGGTGAATCAGAACTCGCGAGTACCGCAGATCATCTCCCGGCGAACCAATGTAGTTACTGGGATTGAAAGCACCACGTTCTAG
- a CDS encoding DUF499 domain-containing protein translates to MAMNNRDRVGKAFDLLSEGLLDLVDEVMTGVYQTPEWTAAWAKQDAQRRGVPERTMTKHDVQVQLRAITEQGYHFKDVLSRAQQGFASELRETRNQWAHNEPFSSDDAARALDTIERLLRAVDSIDSAEDVRKLRVDLQRAVFEDQTRQQVRRTKVSLEPGSGLRPWREVIRPHDDVARGEFTASEFAADLHLVHTGQATSPEYGDPVEFFARTYLTEGLRDLLSRALRRMSGEASASPVVNLQTNFGGGKTHSMLALYHLFSGTPVKAFPQELQDLIADNGNPDLSALDVRRVALVGTYLKAGSPSIKDDGTEVHTLWGELAWQLGGREAYDLIAEDDRAGTNPGGALRELIVRHSPALILIDEWVAYARQLVTDKELPSGSFETQFTFAQSLTEIVRSVPGVMLVVSIPASDSGAEVRGSDIEIGGANGQLALERLQNVIRRVADQWRPSSKDESFEIVRRRLFQAPDAEGLTTISAVARSFANLYRSNTALFPRDAASPNDDYEKRIRASYPLHPELLDRLYEDWSTLERFQRTRGVLKLVSSIVHELWAAGDTSPLILPGNVPLDATTVNTDLTQYLEDQWKPIIDSDIDGPGSTAQKIDLDRPNLGQRFVTQRIARTIFMGAAPRIKSTHKGLDKQYLWLGTAVPGDTLGNFGSAVEQLAQRSTYFYEEQGHYWFDTQPSVTKTANDYAERLREDVETVWNEITRRLQAEERSRGVFDRVHIAPSSSADIPDLEETRLVIAHPRHARRKQDTADSPAHVWVRQAIESKGASQRIHRNTLIFLLADKSELESLEAATRSYLGWKRVQATSDSLNLSAQQRKQTDDWVSRLNQTVSDRIRDTFVWAVYPEQSDPTKPFELVADRVPDSGGRSLTERVSAKLAREDQLVTDFGAAILGSILHNELSALWREAGEITVGELWGYFTRYTYLPRLVRRDVLDNAIEQSLVTLLVHDELFAIASGKDTVTGRYRGLVVPPDPNASIQVTDSTLLVDGDRAQQQIDSDRTAAREAADKQADDGGKKAFPVDLAWRRTRQPSSDTDPSDPEPEVEAALSRFFGSVKIDPDRYSRDIGNITREVIDRLSGAGAHVEITIDIQATKPEGFDEAEIRTISENARVLKFNPTSGFERS, encoded by the coding sequence ATGGCGATGAACAACCGAGACAGAGTGGGCAAAGCGTTCGACCTCCTCTCCGAAGGACTGCTCGATCTGGTCGATGAGGTCATGACGGGGGTCTACCAAACTCCCGAGTGGACAGCCGCGTGGGCGAAGCAGGACGCCCAACGGCGGGGCGTGCCGGAGCGCACCATGACCAAGCACGATGTGCAGGTGCAGCTTCGTGCCATTACGGAACAGGGATACCACTTCAAGGACGTGCTTTCCCGAGCGCAGCAAGGCTTTGCGTCCGAGTTGCGGGAGACGCGGAACCAATGGGCGCACAACGAGCCCTTCTCCTCCGACGACGCAGCCCGCGCGCTCGACACCATCGAGCGGCTGCTGCGCGCCGTCGATTCGATCGATTCCGCTGAGGACGTGCGAAAGCTGCGCGTCGATCTGCAACGCGCTGTGTTCGAGGACCAAACCCGGCAGCAGGTCAGGCGCACCAAGGTGTCCCTCGAGCCAGGATCCGGCCTACGCCCGTGGCGCGAGGTCATCCGCCCCCACGATGACGTGGCGCGTGGCGAGTTCACCGCCTCGGAGTTCGCGGCCGATCTGCATTTGGTCCACACCGGGCAGGCGACGAGCCCCGAGTATGGCGATCCGGTCGAGTTCTTCGCCCGCACCTATCTCACCGAGGGGTTGCGTGATCTGCTGTCGCGCGCGCTGCGTCGAATGAGCGGCGAGGCGAGTGCGAGTCCGGTGGTGAATCTGCAGACCAACTTCGGTGGCGGCAAGACTCACTCCATGCTGGCGCTGTACCACCTGTTCAGCGGCACACCGGTCAAGGCCTTCCCTCAGGAGCTTCAGGATCTCATTGCCGACAACGGGAACCCCGACCTCAGTGCCCTCGACGTGCGACGGGTCGCCCTCGTCGGCACTTATCTGAAGGCCGGGTCACCGAGCATCAAGGACGACGGTACTGAAGTCCACACGCTGTGGGGTGAACTCGCATGGCAGCTCGGTGGGCGCGAAGCCTACGACCTCATCGCCGAGGACGACCGTGCCGGTACCAACCCTGGTGGTGCCCTGCGCGAGCTGATCGTGCGTCACTCGCCCGCACTCATCCTCATCGACGAGTGGGTGGCCTACGCGCGCCAGCTCGTCACCGACAAGGAACTGCCGTCCGGATCGTTCGAGACCCAGTTCACCTTCGCCCAGTCGCTGACGGAGATTGTCCGCTCCGTGCCGGGTGTGATGCTGGTGGTCTCGATCCCGGCCTCCGACAGTGGTGCGGAAGTGCGCGGCAGCGACATCGAGATCGGTGGCGCGAACGGCCAACTCGCGCTCGAACGCCTCCAGAACGTGATCCGCCGAGTCGCTGACCAGTGGCGGCCATCGAGCAAGGACGAGTCATTCGAGATCGTCCGCCGCCGACTCTTTCAGGCCCCCGATGCCGAAGGACTCACGACCATCTCGGCTGTGGCGCGCAGCTTCGCAAATCTGTACCGCAGCAACACCGCGCTGTTCCCACGCGATGCGGCCTCGCCCAACGACGACTACGAGAAACGCATCCGCGCTTCTTACCCTCTGCACCCCGAGCTGCTGGATCGTCTCTACGAGGACTGGTCGACGCTGGAGCGATTCCAGCGCACCCGTGGCGTGCTGAAGCTCGTCTCCTCAATCGTGCACGAGCTGTGGGCAGCCGGCGACACCTCACCGCTGATCCTGCCCGGCAATGTGCCGCTGGATGCGACAACCGTGAACACCGACCTGACTCAGTACCTCGAAGACCAGTGGAAGCCGATCATCGACTCCGACATCGACGGCCCGGGCTCAACGGCACAAAAGATTGACCTCGACCGGCCCAACCTTGGACAGCGATTCGTCACTCAGCGCATCGCGCGCACGATCTTCATGGGGGCGGCCCCCCGCATCAAGAGCACACACAAGGGATTGGACAAGCAGTACCTCTGGCTCGGCACCGCAGTTCCCGGCGACACGCTCGGAAACTTTGGCAGTGCGGTCGAGCAGCTCGCGCAGCGCTCCACCTATTTTTACGAAGAGCAGGGCCACTACTGGTTCGACACCCAACCGTCCGTCACGAAGACCGCGAACGACTACGCCGAGCGGCTCCGCGAGGACGTCGAAACGGTGTGGAATGAGATCACCCGCCGACTCCAGGCCGAGGAGCGTTCGCGTGGCGTGTTCGACCGGGTCCACATTGCCCCGTCGTCGTCTGCAGACATCCCCGACCTCGAAGAGACGCGCTTGGTAATCGCGCACCCCAGGCACGCCCGTCGCAAGCAGGACACTGCCGACTCACCGGCCCACGTCTGGGTCCGCCAGGCCATCGAGAGCAAGGGCGCGAGCCAACGCATTCACCGCAACACACTGATCTTCCTACTCGCAGACAAGAGCGAACTGGAAAGCCTTGAAGCGGCCACCCGAAGCTACCTCGGGTGGAAGCGAGTCCAGGCCACCAGCGACAGTCTCAACCTGTCCGCGCAGCAGCGCAAGCAGACCGACGACTGGGTCTCCCGGCTCAATCAGACCGTCTCCGACCGCATCCGCGACACCTTCGTGTGGGCGGTCTACCCGGAGCAGTCCGACCCGACCAAGCCGTTCGAACTTGTCGCCGACCGTGTACCCGATTCCGGCGGACGTTCCTTGACCGAGCGCGTCAGTGCCAAGCTCGCACGTGAGGATCAGCTCGTCACCGACTTCGGTGCGGCGATCCTCGGCTCCATCCTGCACAACGAACTCAGCGCGCTGTGGCGTGAGGCCGGCGAGATCACCGTCGGCGAGTTGTGGGGATACTTCACCCGCTATACTTACCTGCCCCGCCTCGTGCGGCGCGACGTGCTCGACAATGCCATCGAACAGTCGCTTGTGACACTGCTCGTCCACGATGAGCTGTTCGCCATCGCTTCTGGCAAGGACACCGTCACAGGCCGTTATCGCGGGCTCGTGGTGCCGCCCGACCCGAACGCAAGCATTCAGGTCACCGATAGCACTCTGCTTGTCGATGGCGACCGGGCCCAGCAGCAGATTGATTCTGATCGGACGGCAGCCAGAGAAGCCGCTGACAAACAGGCAGACGACGGTGGCAAGAAGGCCTTCCCGGTGGATCTCGCATGGAGACGAACTCGTCAGCCTTCTTCCGACACCGATCCGTCTGACCCCGAGCCTGAGGTCGAAGCAGCGCTTTCGCGGTTCTTCGGCTCGGTCAAGATCGACCCAGATCGCTACTCGCGTGACATCGGCAATATCACCCGCGAAGTCATTGACCGACTCTCCGGAGCCGGTGCGCACGTGGAGATCACCATCGACATCCAGGCCACCAAGCCTGAAGGCTTCGATGAGGCAGAGATACGCACCATCAGCGAGAACGCCCGGGTTCTCAAGTTCAATCCCACTTCTGGCTTCGAGAGGAGTTGA
- a CDS encoding magnesium and cobalt transport protein CorA — MATGPIADTKPGIVDIKWFEQGVPANPEHQPDVETTLSWLDGHPERLGIIVEQSPNRTQIKRLVDLMHLDPLLAEDLVEGHQRPKLERHEDALFLVLHPPFYIDSMEDVAFVEAEVIKQRNCVVVIVQRIPDELSSLRWTPRLPSDPELLCHGPESVLYTILDGVVDQTFPVISGIQFDIEQIERQVFSGDSAAPERIYRLSREAIDLQHATNPVIPIIAALRAGSAKHQVPPELQAYLTDVADHLARISSQITDIRELLTQILTVNATLVDQRSNEDVKIISGWAAILVVPTLIGSIYGMNFDYMPELHWKYGYLYCLLSMVASGVILYVIFHKKNWL; from the coding sequence TTGGCAACCGGCCCGATCGCCGACACCAAACCCGGCATCGTCGACATCAAGTGGTTCGAGCAGGGGGTCCCAGCGAATCCGGAACACCAGCCTGACGTCGAGACCACACTGTCGTGGCTGGACGGCCATCCCGAACGACTGGGGATCATCGTCGAGCAGAGCCCCAACCGCACCCAGATCAAGCGCCTTGTCGACCTCATGCACCTCGATCCGCTGCTGGCCGAGGACCTGGTGGAAGGTCACCAGCGTCCCAAGCTGGAACGCCACGAGGATGCCCTGTTCCTGGTGTTGCACCCGCCGTTCTACATCGACTCGATGGAGGACGTGGCCTTCGTCGAGGCCGAGGTCATCAAGCAACGCAACTGCGTCGTCGTCATCGTGCAGCGCATCCCTGACGAGTTGTCGAGCCTGAGGTGGACCCCACGTCTTCCCAGCGACCCAGAGCTGTTGTGCCACGGTCCAGAGTCAGTGCTCTACACCATCCTCGACGGCGTGGTCGACCAGACCTTCCCCGTCATCAGCGGCATCCAGTTCGACATCGAGCAGATCGAGAGGCAGGTCTTTAGCGGGGACTCTGCAGCCCCCGAACGTATCTACCGCCTGTCCCGTGAGGCCATCGACCTGCAGCACGCCACCAACCCCGTCATCCCGATCATCGCCGCTCTGCGCGCCGGATCGGCAAAGCACCAGGTGCCACCCGAGCTGCAGGCCTATCTGACTGACGTCGCCGACCACCTGGCCCGGATTTCCTCCCAGATCACCGACATTCGCGAACTTCTGACCCAAATCCTGACGGTCAATGCGACCCTGGTGGACCAACGCTCCAACGAGGACGTCAAGATCATCTCAGGATGGGCAGCCATCCTCGTCGTCCCCACCCTTATCGGCTCGATCTACGGCATGAACTTCGACTACATGCCGGAGCTTCACTGGAAATACGGCTACCTGTATTGCCTACTAAGTATGGTGGCCAGCGGCGTGATCTTGTACGTGATCTTCCACAAGAAGAATTGGCTGTGA
- a CDS encoding uracil-xanthine permease family protein gives MIWKLHNGGVLNPGEVVAPDERLGWGRTIGLGAQHVVAMFGATFVFPVLMGLNPQLAVMMSGVATLVFIFVTKHEVPSYLGSSAAFPGVATAIYASGGKPNDVSGALLCVGLTLFICGIIIQAAGSRVVHKVLPPTVTGAVVMLIGFNLAPVVAKTYWPTDQWTALIVMLLVIALSVGPRGFISRIAIFLALVIGYVLSWIEDLVFGPLHHGDGSVAPRVDWSAVHDSAWIGLPPVTNLDTWTYLPQARNGSHYAPTNVVGFHLPSFHLAFILLALPVVIALIAENTGHVKAVAEMTGKNLDHQLGRAVATDGATSMLATFLGAGPTTTYSENIGVMAATRVYSTAAYMVAAIVAILFGFSPKFGAIISATPGGVLGGITVVLYGMIGLLGAKIWKENNVDFGNPVNLVPVAAGIIIGVGDVSLKFSDSFTLGGIALGTIVTVGVYHLAAWLAPNELSDAAGGTNIILDTPGMYVDDGTPGEGQ, from the coding sequence ATGATCTGGAAGCTGCACAACGGCGGTGTACTCAACCCAGGTGAGGTGGTGGCTCCCGACGAGAGGCTCGGGTGGGGGCGCACCATCGGGCTGGGTGCCCAGCACGTCGTGGCGATGTTCGGGGCGACCTTCGTCTTCCCCGTCCTCATGGGCCTCAACCCCCAGTTGGCAGTGATGATGTCGGGTGTGGCGACCCTCGTCTTCATCTTCGTCACCAAGCACGAGGTGCCGTCCTACCTCGGTTCCTCGGCAGCTTTTCCCGGCGTGGCGACGGCCATTTACGCCTCAGGTGGCAAGCCAAATGACGTCTCGGGTGCCCTGCTGTGCGTCGGTCTGACTCTCTTCATCTGCGGCATCATCATCCAGGCCGCCGGTTCGCGGGTCGTGCACAAGGTGCTGCCCCCGACGGTGACTGGAGCCGTCGTCATGCTCATCGGCTTCAACCTCGCCCCGGTGGTGGCCAAGACCTATTGGCCCACCGACCAGTGGACCGCACTCATCGTCATGCTGCTCGTCATCGCACTGTCGGTGGGGCCGCGCGGATTCATCTCCCGCATCGCCATCTTCCTGGCCCTGGTCATCGGTTACGTGCTGTCGTGGATCGAGGACCTCGTGTTTGGCCCGCTGCATCACGGCGACGGCAGCGTCGCCCCGCGAGTGGATTGGTCGGCCGTGCATGACTCGGCGTGGATCGGTCTGCCCCCGGTGACGAACCTCGACACCTGGACGTACCTGCCCCAGGCCCGCAACGGATCCCATTACGCGCCCACCAATGTTGTTGGATTCCATCTGCCGTCGTTCCACCTGGCCTTCATCCTGCTGGCCCTGCCGGTCGTCATCGCCCTCATTGCCGAGAACACCGGTCACGTCAAGGCCGTCGCTGAGATGACCGGTAAGAACCTCGACCACCAGCTCGGACGGGCGGTCGCCACTGACGGCGCGACATCCATGCTGGCCACCTTCCTCGGCGCAGGCCCGACGACGACCTACTCGGAGAACATTGGCGTCATGGCTGCGACGAGGGTCTACTCGACCGCGGCCTATATGGTGGCTGCGATCGTGGCGATCCTGTTCGGTTTTTCCCCGAAGTTTGGTGCCATCATCTCGGCGACCCCCGGTGGTGTACTGGGCGGGATCACCGTCGTTCTCTACGGCATGATCGGCCTGTTGGGTGCCAAGATCTGGAAGGAGAACAACGTCGACTTCGGCAATCCGGTGAACCTCGTCCCGGTGGCAGCCGGCATCATCATCGGCGTCGGTGACGTCTCGCTGAAGTTCAGCGACTCCTTCACCCTGGGTGGCATCGCACTGGGCACCATCGTCACCGTCGGCGTGTACCACCTCGCCGCATGGCTGGCACCCAACGAACTGTCCGACGCGGCAGGAGGCACCAACATCATCCTCGACACGCCTGGCATGTACGTTGACGACGGCACCCCCGGCGAGGGTCAGTGA
- a CDS encoding dolichyl-phosphate-mannose--protein mannosyltransferase, with product MTDEYTSWVVTALITAVAFLLRVWNVGFPRNLVFDETYYPKDAWTMLHQGYEGTWPDAAKANPDIVKGITNTWTPDAEFVVHPPMGKWLIAVGEHLFGFNSFGWRFASVVFGSLLVLVTIRLARRLSRSTMVGAIAGILLTLDGLAFVMSRIGLLDIFQAFFLVAGVSAVAADRDWFRHRLADHLRSIGKPHLDGVFGPALGWRPWRLVAGIMFGLACATKWNSMFVLATMGIISVIWDWSARRLAGSGTKAWWSFLRDGVPAFVYMVVVALGVYIATWARWLSVYPHMVFGKSWAGPNPDPGLSKVIGKPLAALWNYHQQMYDFHTGDYMMTQTHVYASNPSGWLINQRPLGIDAVNDIKPGQQGCEAVGDTCLRVISATGTPVLWWFAAIALAAAVIWWIFARDWRFTLPIVAMMSTWIPWFRYDDRPLFFFYAICIIPFTATILAIWLGQILGPAKATSRRRIGAIVVGTIMALVAADFTFIYPILTDSLMTRKAWLARMWFRSWI from the coding sequence ATGACCGACGAGTACACGAGCTGGGTCGTCACGGCCCTCATCACCGCGGTGGCTTTCCTGCTGCGGGTGTGGAATGTCGGTTTTCCCCGCAACCTCGTCTTTGACGAGACCTACTACCCCAAGGACGCCTGGACAATGCTCCACCAGGGCTATGAGGGCACCTGGCCTGACGCTGCGAAAGCCAACCCTGACATCGTCAAGGGAATCACTAACACCTGGACTCCCGATGCCGAGTTCGTCGTCCATCCACCGATGGGAAAATGGCTCATCGCTGTTGGGGAACACCTGTTTGGTTTCAACTCCTTCGGCTGGCGATTCGCCTCGGTGGTCTTTGGTTCCCTACTGGTCCTCGTGACAATCCGGCTGGCTCGACGTCTCTCCCGCTCCACGATGGTGGGGGCCATAGCTGGCATCCTGCTCACCCTCGACGGCTTGGCCTTCGTCATGAGCCGGATCGGACTGCTCGACATCTTCCAGGCGTTTTTCCTCGTGGCTGGCGTATCTGCGGTGGCGGCCGACCGGGACTGGTTCCGTCATCGTCTGGCAGACCATCTCAGATCCATCGGCAAACCCCATCTCGACGGGGTGTTCGGCCCAGCCCTGGGGTGGCGGCCCTGGCGCCTGGTGGCAGGAATCATGTTCGGTCTGGCCTGCGCCACGAAGTGGAACTCCATGTTCGTGCTGGCCACGATGGGCATCATCTCGGTCATCTGGGACTGGTCGGCGCGTCGACTGGCCGGTTCCGGCACGAAGGCCTGGTGGTCCTTCCTACGCGACGGGGTCCCGGCCTTCGTCTACATGGTCGTCGTGGCCCTGGGCGTCTACATCGCCACGTGGGCGCGATGGCTGTCGGTCTACCCTCACATGGTCTTCGGTAAGTCCTGGGCCGGACCCAACCCTGATCCGGGCCTGTCCAAGGTGATCGGGAAACCCCTGGCTGCGCTGTGGAATTATCACCAGCAGATGTATGACTTCCACACCGGCGACTACATGATGACCCAGACTCACGTCTATGCCTCGAATCCGTCTGGTTGGTTGATCAATCAGCGTCCGCTGGGAATCGACGCGGTCAATGACATCAAGCCTGGCCAGCAGGGGTGCGAGGCCGTCGGTGACACCTGCCTGCGCGTCATCTCCGCGACCGGAACCCCTGTGCTGTGGTGGTTTGCTGCCATCGCCCTGGCGGCTGCGGTGATCTGGTGGATCTTCGCGCGAGACTGGCGATTCACCCTGCCGATCGTCGCCATGATGTCGACGTGGATTCCGTGGTTCCGTTACGACGATCGTCCGCTGTTCTTCTTCTACGCGATCTGCATCATCCCGTTCACGGCGACGATCCTGGCCATCTGGCTCGGTCAGATCCTCGGGCCGGCCAAGGCCACCAGCCGACGCCGCATCGGTGCGATCGTCGTCGGGACGATCATGGCGTTGGTTGCCGCCGACTTCACCTTCATCTACCCCATCCTCACAGACAGTCTCATGACCCGAAAGGCATGGCTGGCACGGATGTGGTTCCGCTCCTGGATCTGA